In Haloprofundus halophilus, one DNA window encodes the following:
- a CDS encoding PadR family transcriptional regulator → MHYLSGFQRDLLYVISGYDKPSGQQVKDELEQYYDTEINHGRLYPNLDTLVNKELVEKGQLDRRTNYYALTERGEESMRERREWEEKHFSFQE, encoded by the coding sequence ATGCACTACTTGAGCGGATTCCAGCGAGACCTGCTGTACGTCATCAGCGGGTACGACAAACCGTCGGGACAGCAAGTGAAAGACGAACTCGAGCAGTACTACGACACCGAGATCAACCACGGACGGCTGTATCCGAACTTGGATACGCTCGTCAACAAGGAACTCGTGGAGAAGGGTCAGCTCGACAGGCGGACGAACTACTACGCGCTCACCGAACGCGGTGAGGAATCGATGCGAGAACGCCGCGAGTGGGAAGAGAAGCATTTCTCGTTCCAGGAGTGA
- a CDS encoding helix-turn-helix domain-containing protein, which produces MPENITETKTDSPVASTALLDVLGDECSRSILAAAGRESMTAKELTNSCDVSPATVYRRINTLLDHGLLEESIEFGTNSGRQKVYRTTFSHVDIDLSDEGFEVTSHDQNGSSYHLMRLLSEMPFEHVRTDAVDRELTVQIGLSDEMFEQFVEIWGQNHQ; this is translated from the coding sequence ATGCCAGAGAATATCACCGAAACGAAAACCGACAGTCCGGTTGCGAGTACAGCCCTTCTCGACGTACTGGGTGACGAGTGTTCGCGCTCGATCCTCGCCGCCGCCGGCCGAGAGTCGATGACCGCCAAGGAGCTGACGAACTCCTGCGACGTCTCGCCGGCGACGGTGTATCGCCGAATCAACACGCTCCTCGACCACGGCCTCCTGGAGGAGTCCATCGAGTTCGGCACGAACTCGGGACGACAGAAGGTGTACAGGACGACGTTCTCGCACGTCGACATCGACCTCTCCGACGAGGGGTTCGAGGTCACGTCGCACGACCAGAACGGCAGTTCGTACCACCTCATGCGACTGCTCTCGGAGATGCCGTTCGAACACGTCCGCACCGACGCGGTCGACCGGGAACTCACCGTCCAGATCGGCCTCTCCGACGAGATGTTCGAGCAGTTCGTCGAAATTTGGGGCCAGAACCACCAGTAA
- a CDS encoding Gfo/Idh/MocA family protein produces the protein MNPKVGVIGVGHMGQNHVRVYSEMPGVDLAGVFDADDEQADRIAEEYGTTAYPMESLLDTVDMVSVAVPTRFHASIARDCIDAGVDLLVEKPFVDDLEVGRELVRRADEAGVTLQVGHIERFNPAITALSDITTDLDIIAIEAHRLGPPINRDLEDSVVMDLMIHDVDIVLSLVDAEVESVSAMGTRNTQYADAQIRFDDGTVVSLTASRLTQRKVRTLSVTADECRVDVDYISQSVDIHRNSLPEYIKQNGELRYRHESIVEQPMVEKNEPLRDELTAFVEAAKNGEKPRVTGEDALRAIEVTRKIDELASEVERHEVIQ, from the coding sequence GTGAATCCCAAAGTCGGCGTCATCGGCGTCGGTCACATGGGACAGAACCACGTCCGAGTCTACAGCGAGATGCCCGGCGTCGACCTCGCGGGCGTCTTCGACGCGGACGACGAACAGGCGGACCGAATCGCCGAGGAGTACGGCACGACGGCGTACCCGATGGAGAGCCTGCTCGACACCGTCGACATGGTTTCGGTCGCGGTGCCGACGCGCTTCCACGCGTCCATCGCGCGAGACTGCATCGACGCCGGCGTCGACCTCCTCGTCGAGAAGCCGTTCGTCGACGACCTCGAAGTCGGCCGGGAACTCGTCCGCCGCGCCGACGAGGCCGGCGTGACGCTGCAGGTCGGCCACATCGAGCGTTTCAACCCCGCCATCACGGCGCTCAGCGACATCACCACCGACCTCGACATCATCGCCATCGAGGCTCACCGCCTCGGACCGCCGATAAACCGCGACCTCGAGGATAGCGTGGTGATGGACCTGATGATCCACGACGTGGACATCGTCCTCTCGCTCGTCGACGCGGAGGTCGAGTCGGTCTCGGCCATGGGTACGCGGAACACGCAGTACGCGGACGCCCAGATTCGCTTCGACGACGGCACCGTCGTCTCGCTGACGGCCAGTCGACTCACGCAACGGAAAGTTCGCACGCTCAGCGTCACCGCCGACGAGTGCCGCGTCGACGTCGACTACATCAGTCAGTCGGTCGACATCCACCGCAACTCGCTGCCGGAGTACATCAAGCAGAACGGCGAACTGCGCTACCGCCACGAGAGCATCGTCGAACAGCCGATGGTCGAGAAGAACGAGCCGCTGCGCGACGAACTCACGGCGTTCGTCGAGGCGGCGAAGAACGGCGAGAAACCGCGCGTCACCGGCGAAGACGCCCTCCGAGCCATCGAAGTGACCCGGAAAATCGACGAACTGGCCTCCGAGGTCGAACGTCACGAGGTGATCCAATGA
- a CDS encoding DUF7563 family protein, translating into MADLNWNGRGASNTSPRCSNCGRHVTPQFARVFGDNIDDVHGCLDCTTSRERQTGEHIPQQRMNG; encoded by the coding sequence ATGGCAGACCTGAACTGGAACGGAAGGGGAGCATCGAACACGAGTCCACGCTGTAGCAACTGTGGTCGGCACGTAACACCGCAGTTCGCTCGGGTGTTCGGTGACAACATCGACGACGTACACGGCTGTCTCGACTGTACGACGTCCCGCGAGCGACAGACGGGTGAACACATTCCGCAACAGCGGATGAACGGTTGA
- a CDS encoding DUF7344 domain-containing protein produces MTGEVNTEGELDEAEIFHILGNDRRRATINGLAESGGSIAVSELAEQIAAQEADDEEDAQKLYKSVYVSLRQTHLPKLEEQGIIRYDADDQRIMPGARMNEIQVYTDGTTGLEAMQQSVYLIVSVVGLLTIIGAQLGVPVLDALAVEVWAVIFLTLIIVLGVYQQYR; encoded by the coding sequence ATGACCGGCGAGGTAAACACGGAAGGAGAGCTGGACGAGGCGGAGATATTCCACATCTTGGGGAACGACCGCCGGCGGGCCACGATCAACGGGTTGGCCGAAAGCGGAGGGAGCATCGCCGTCTCCGAGCTCGCAGAGCAGATCGCCGCGCAGGAGGCAGACGACGAGGAGGACGCACAGAAGCTCTACAAGAGCGTCTACGTTTCGCTTCGCCAGACGCATCTTCCGAAGCTCGAAGAACAGGGAATCATCCGGTACGACGCGGACGACCAGCGTATCATGCCGGGCGCTCGTATGAACGAGATTCAGGTGTACACCGACGGGACTACCGGCCTCGAAGCGATGCAACAGTCGGTGTATCTGATAGTGAGCGTCGTCGGACTGCTCACGATCATCGGCGCCCAACTCGGCGTTCCCGTTCTCGACGCGCTCGCCGTCGAGGTGTGGGCGGTCATCTTCCTCACGCTCATCATCGTTCTCGGCGTCTACCAGCAGTACCGCTGA
- a CDS encoding DegT/DnrJ/EryC1/StrS family aminotransferase: MIPIASPELGPEEQQRVEDVIESGYLADGPEVRAFEEEFATYCDADHGVATSNGTTALHAAFEALDIGPGDRVATTPFSFIASANAVRLAGAEPVFLDIDPETYNLDPDALEAALRDGEQIDAVLAVHLYGLPAEMPRFVELAEEHDFALVEDAAQAHGAKIDGRPVGSFGDAACFSFYPTKNMTTGEGGMVVTNRRDVAEGVAEYVNHGRSNAYGGSSSYEHVSVGHNFRLTSLGAAIGRAQLEKLPRFIEARRQNAARLNDLLEASSVTTPYTPEGYEHAYHQYTVRTDDRDGLQETLDDHGVGYGVYYPVPIHQQKPYADLGHAAPNAEAAAAEALSLPVHPALSADDLEVVADAVLAHGEEVMA, translated from the coding sequence ATGATACCAATCGCCAGCCCCGAACTTGGCCCCGAGGAACAGCAACGCGTCGAAGACGTCATCGAAAGCGGATATCTCGCGGACGGCCCCGAGGTACGCGCTTTCGAGGAGGAGTTTGCGACCTACTGCGACGCCGACCACGGCGTCGCCACCTCCAACGGAACGACCGCGCTCCACGCCGCCTTCGAGGCGCTGGACATCGGCCCCGGAGACCGCGTCGCCACGACGCCGTTCTCCTTCATCGCGAGCGCGAACGCCGTCCGACTCGCCGGCGCGGAGCCGGTGTTTCTCGACATCGACCCCGAGACGTACAACCTCGACCCCGACGCGCTGGAGGCGGCGCTGCGAGACGGCGAACAGATAGATGCCGTGCTCGCGGTCCACCTCTACGGACTGCCGGCCGAGATGCCGCGCTTCGTCGAACTCGCAGAAGAGCACGACTTCGCGCTCGTCGAGGACGCAGCCCAGGCGCACGGCGCGAAAATCGACGGCCGACCGGTCGGCTCGTTCGGCGACGCCGCCTGCTTCTCCTTCTACCCGACGAAGAACATGACGACGGGCGAAGGTGGGATGGTCGTTACGAACCGCCGCGACGTCGCGGAGGGCGTCGCCGAGTACGTCAACCACGGACGCTCGAACGCCTACGGCGGGAGCTCCTCCTACGAACACGTCTCCGTCGGCCACAACTTCCGGCTGACCAGTCTCGGTGCGGCCATCGGCCGAGCGCAACTGGAGAAACTGCCCCGGTTCATCGAGGCCCGACGGCAGAACGCCGCTCGCCTGAACGACCTGCTCGAAGCGTCGTCGGTGACGACGCCGTACACGCCCGAGGGCTACGAACACGCCTACCACCAGTACACGGTCAGAACTGACGACCGGGACGGACTGCAGGAGACGCTCGACGACCACGGCGTCGGGTACGGTGTCTACTACCCGGTCCCGATTCACCAGCAGAAACCGTACGCGGACCTCGGTCACGCGGCTCCGAACGCGGAGGCGGCCGCCGCGGAAGCGCTCTCGCTGCCGGTTCACCCGGCGCTGTCGGCCGACGACCTGGAGGTCGTCGCCGACGCCGTCCTCGCCCACGGCGAGGAGGTGATGGCGTGA
- a CDS encoding acyltransferase, with the protein MTQRDNHGETEEIRRHAAGESPVELGSDTDVHETAVLGHPHGNASEPTVLGEGATVRAGTIIYQDVVAGDGLNTGHNALIRELTTLGDDVLVGTNTVIDGQTEIGSNVSLQTNVYIPTGTTIGDRVFVGPAATLTNDPYPIRKDVDLVGPTLEDDVSIGANATILPGVTVGEGAFVAAGAVVTEDVPPRTLAVGAPAKHRALPENLQGGNLLE; encoded by the coding sequence ATGACACAAAGAGACAATCACGGCGAAACAGAGGAGATACGCCGCCACGCGGCCGGAGAGTCGCCCGTCGAGCTCGGCTCCGACACAGACGTCCACGAGACCGCAGTACTGGGTCATCCGCACGGTAACGCGTCGGAACCGACTGTGTTGGGCGAGGGTGCGACCGTGCGTGCGGGCACCATCATCTATCAGGACGTCGTCGCCGGCGACGGGCTCAACACGGGTCACAACGCGCTGATCCGGGAGCTCACGACGCTCGGCGACGACGTGCTCGTCGGGACGAACACGGTCATCGACGGGCAGACCGAGATCGGCTCGAACGTGAGCCTCCAGACGAACGTGTACATCCCGACCGGGACGACCATCGGAGACCGCGTCTTCGTCGGTCCTGCGGCGACGCTGACGAACGACCCCTACCCGATTCGTAAGGATGTCGACCTCGTCGGCCCGACGCTCGAAGACGACGTCTCCATCGGCGCGAACGCGACGATTCTCCCCGGTGTTACCGTCGGCGAGGGAGCGTTCGTCGCCGCGGGTGCGGTCGTTACCGAAGACGTTCCGCCGCGAACGCTCGCCGTCGGCGCACCCGCGAAACACCGGGCCCTGCCGGAGAACCTTCAGGGAGGTAACTTACTCGAATGA
- a CDS encoding DUF1616 domain-containing protein: MKSETKTSTQLSTEQLLPTDIFAVLLLAGGGVLAALFVPPSVGFVRLLLGLPLLLFLPGYALVAALFPRQVSGETDRTWSNVREPLVHGVSGGERLALSLGLSLVIGPLLVLGLGASVWGITLQSVLGAFGLFVTLFSLVSVVRRYRLPVEERYNPSFTVGYARFRRRLSNGGTAVTAVNVLLVLGVLAAASSMAFALAAPPASGEFTDFSLLTQNENGTFSSAGFPSEVTQGTAIPMATSIENNEGEQTNYSVVVQLQRMDGEQVVERQELTRFSRTVGDGGTWQHKHSIVPSMTGEDLRVQYLLYEGEPPADPRTQNADDTLHIWITVTAP, from the coding sequence ATGAAATCAGAAACTAAGACATCGACACAGCTCTCTACCGAACAGTTGCTCCCGACCGACATCTTTGCAGTGTTGCTGCTGGCCGGCGGGGGCGTACTCGCGGCGCTGTTCGTCCCGCCATCCGTGGGATTTGTTCGCCTACTCCTCGGACTTCCGCTCCTGTTGTTCCTCCCCGGGTACGCGCTGGTCGCGGCGCTGTTCCCGCGCCAGGTATCCGGAGAGACCGACCGGACGTGGTCGAACGTACGCGAACCGCTCGTCCACGGCGTCAGCGGCGGAGAACGTCTGGCGCTCTCGCTCGGCCTGAGCCTGGTGATCGGACCGCTGCTCGTCCTCGGCCTCGGTGCGTCAGTCTGGGGTATCACGCTCCAGTCGGTTCTCGGCGCGTTCGGCCTCTTCGTGACGCTGTTCTCGCTCGTGAGCGTCGTCCGTCGCTACCGACTCCCCGTCGAGGAACGGTACAACCCGTCGTTCACCGTCGGATACGCCCGCTTCCGCCGCCGCCTCTCGAACGGCGGCACCGCCGTGACGGCGGTCAACGTCCTGCTGGTCCTCGGCGTCCTCGCCGCCGCCAGCAGCATGGCGTTCGCACTCGCCGCACCGCCGGCCAGCGGTGAGTTCACCGACTTCTCGCTTCTCACGCAGAACGAGAACGGGACGTTCTCGTCGGCGGGGTTCCCGTCGGAGGTGACGCAGGGAACGGCCATCCCGATGGCGACGAGCATCGAGAACAACGAGGGCGAGCAGACGAACTACTCGGTCGTCGTCCAACTGCAGCGGATGGACGGTGAACAGGTCGTCGAACGACAGGAACTCACCCGCTTTTCGCGTACCGTCGGCGACGGCGGAACGTGGCAGCACAAACACTCTATCGTCCCCTCGATGACCGGCGAGGACCTCAGAGTCCAGTATCTCCTGTACGAGGGAGAACCACCGGCCGACCCCCGCACTCAGAACGCCGACGACACCCTCCACATATGGATCACTGTAACCGCACCCTGA
- a CDS encoding metal-dependent hydrolase yields MWPWEHLAFGYILYSVAHRLAARRGVTTPAALAVAFATQLPDLIDKPLAWTFEVLPSGVSLAHSMFFVPPVTLAAYLVGRVTGFKRLWIPFLVGYLSHLVGDGVSGVAYGDSPSFSFLLWPLYETSSPSRAGLFSNFFYYLGNYMETLASPEGVVYILLELGLLGTAFLLWLWDGAPGLPRFRFGSSLLPNRNR; encoded by the coding sequence ATGTGGCCCTGGGAACATCTCGCGTTCGGATACATCCTGTACTCGGTCGCGCATCGACTCGCCGCACGCCGAGGAGTCACTACTCCCGCGGCACTCGCTGTCGCGTTCGCGACGCAGCTGCCGGACTTGATAGACAAACCGCTGGCGTGGACGTTCGAGGTCCTCCCGAGCGGTGTCTCGCTGGCTCACTCGATGTTCTTCGTCCCGCCGGTCACGCTGGCGGCGTATCTCGTCGGCCGCGTGACGGGGTTCAAACGCCTCTGGATTCCGTTCCTCGTCGGCTACCTCTCGCACCTCGTCGGCGACGGCGTCTCGGGCGTCGCCTACGGCGACAGCCCGTCGTTTTCGTTCCTGCTCTGGCCGCTGTACGAGACGTCTTCGCCGTCGCGGGCCGGCCTCTTCAGCAACTTCTTCTACTATCTCGGAAACTACATGGAGACGCTCGCCAGTCCCGAAGGCGTCGTGTACATCCTCTTAGAACTCGGTCTTCTCGGGACGGCGTTTCTGCTCTGGCTGTGGGACGGCGCTCCCGGTCTGCCGCGGTTCCGGTTCGGTTCGTCGCTACTACCGAATCGAAACCGGTAG
- a CDS encoding carboxylate--amine ligase, producing MTDTERDGRLESKHQPTADRVLVLDAHCRYALTAIRSLGRRGVEVVAGSPLHRSAGALSKYAAEARRYPSPQQHREEFLAWLEAELREGDYRMVLPVAEATVRPVSEAQERLEPYAVVPLLPYERLLVALDKSRTIRAAQAAGVAHPKTLFLDSPAYDRAVEELGRPLVVKARQGSSRAGVYVCENRATFEEAFEAAYTPAGAPLVQEYVPDGGERGVYTVYGCDGALLGLTIQHRLRSSHDDGGASTYRETVDDPKLQQTARRLLDHLEWRGVAMVEFRVDARTGEPKLMEINPRLWGSLALTVEAGVDVPHLLYRTACFGDAEPTLTYDAGVRMRWLLGDVMRLRKTDDRWRVMTEFVSDSTDRTGYDVLSFDDPLPFFGSVETVLRDAYSQASGVLPVSIR from the coding sequence ATGACCGACACGGAACGCGACGGGCGACTCGAATCGAAGCACCAGCCGACGGCCGACAGAGTGCTGGTTCTCGACGCCCACTGTCGGTACGCGTTAACGGCGATTCGAAGTCTCGGGAGACGGGGCGTCGAGGTAGTTGCTGGCAGCCCCCTCCACCGGTCGGCGGGGGCGCTATCCAAGTACGCCGCCGAGGCTCGACGGTACCCCTCGCCTCAACAACACCGAGAGGAGTTTCTCGCGTGGCTGGAGGCAGAGCTCCGAGAGGGCGACTATCGGATGGTGCTTCCGGTCGCGGAGGCGACCGTTCGACCCGTCTCGGAAGCGCAGGAGCGACTCGAACCGTACGCTGTCGTCCCGTTGCTCCCGTACGAACGGTTGCTCGTCGCCCTCGACAAGTCGAGAACGATTCGGGCCGCCCAAGCGGCGGGCGTGGCACATCCGAAAACGCTGTTTCTGGACTCTCCGGCGTACGACCGCGCGGTCGAGGAGCTCGGTCGACCGCTCGTCGTCAAAGCGCGACAGGGCTCGTCTCGGGCGGGCGTGTACGTCTGTGAGAACCGGGCGACGTTCGAAGAAGCGTTCGAGGCCGCCTACACGCCGGCCGGCGCTCCGCTCGTTCAAGAGTACGTCCCTGACGGTGGGGAGCGCGGAGTGTACACGGTGTACGGCTGCGACGGAGCGTTGCTCGGACTCACGATACAGCACCGCCTCCGCTCGAGCCACGACGACGGCGGTGCGAGCACGTACCGCGAGACCGTCGACGACCCGAAGCTGCAGCAGACGGCGAGACGACTGCTGGACCACCTGGAGTGGCGGGGTGTCGCGATGGTGGAGTTCCGCGTCGACGCGCGGACCGGCGAACCGAAGCTAATGGAGATAAATCCCCGTCTGTGGGGAAGCCTCGCGCTCACGGTCGAAGCCGGCGTCGACGTCCCGCATCTGCTGTATCGGACCGCGTGTTTCGGCGACGCGGAACCGACGCTGACGTACGACGCCGGCGTCCGGATGCGGTGGCTACTCGGTGACGTGATGCGACTCAGGAAGACGGACGACCGATGGCGAGTGATGACGGAGTTCGTCTCCGACAGCACGGACCGAACGGGGTACGACGTCCTGTCGTTCGACGACCCGCTCCCCTTCTTCGGCAGCGTCGAGACGGTGCTCAGAGACGCCTACTCGCAGGCGAGCGGCGTGCTACCGGTTTCGATTCGGTAG
- a CDS encoding nucleotide sugar dehydrogenase, which translates to MSSIPRGIGLYGSEYSTQAQRIGLTSGAVPIAIYGLGKMGLPLAGVYAEMSGNVTGVDIDEDVVRGINRGECHIDGEPGLPELVAEQVERDRFEASSDSRAVAKESSVHVVIVPTLITDEHEADLGALESVCADIGSGLDAGDLVIIECTVPPRTCEDVVMPILERESGLSRGEFGLAFCPERTSSGKALYKLREAHPKIVGGIDDESTRIAEMIYGEITNNDVIPVSDATTAEAVKVFEGLYRDVNIGLANELARVTDSLGIDTTEAIEAANTQSYCNIHTPGIGVGGHCIPYYPYFLMQQVPEQTPLIQTARDVNDSMPGFGVEKLLEGLSRRHTDIEDAKVLVLGVTYRAGVAETRATPAAPVIE; encoded by the coding sequence ATGAGTAGCATTCCGCGTGGAATCGGCCTGTACGGGTCGGAGTACTCGACGCAAGCACAGCGCATCGGACTCACGAGCGGTGCGGTTCCCATCGCCATCTACGGACTCGGCAAGATGGGGCTCCCGCTGGCCGGCGTCTACGCCGAGATGAGCGGTAACGTCACCGGCGTCGACATCGACGAGGACGTCGTCCGCGGAATCAACCGCGGGGAGTGCCACATCGACGGCGAACCGGGTCTGCCGGAGCTCGTCGCAGAACAGGTCGAACGCGACCGGTTCGAGGCGAGTTCGGACTCCCGAGCGGTCGCGAAGGAGTCGTCGGTTCACGTCGTCATCGTACCGACGCTCATCACCGACGAGCACGAGGCGGACCTCGGTGCGCTCGAATCGGTCTGCGCCGACATCGGCAGCGGACTCGACGCCGGCGACCTCGTCATCATCGAGTGTACCGTTCCGCCGCGCACGTGCGAGGACGTCGTCATGCCCATTCTCGAACGCGAGAGCGGCCTCTCGCGCGGCGAGTTCGGCCTCGCGTTCTGCCCGGAGCGAACGTCCAGCGGGAAGGCGCTGTACAAACTCCGCGAAGCGCACCCGAAGATCGTCGGCGGCATCGACGACGAGAGCACGCGCATCGCGGAGATGATCTACGGCGAGATCACGAACAACGACGTCATTCCTGTCTCGGACGCGACCACCGCGGAGGCGGTCAAGGTGTTCGAGGGACTCTACCGCGACGTGAACATCGGGCTGGCGAACGAACTCGCCCGCGTCACCGACAGCCTCGGTATCGACACGACCGAGGCGATAGAGGCCGCGAACACGCAGTCGTACTGCAACATCCACACGCCCGGTATCGGCGTCGGCGGCCACTGCATCCCGTACTACCCGTACTTTTTGATGCAGCAGGTCCCCGAACAGACGCCGCTGATACAGACCGCCCGCGACGTCAACGACTCGATGCCCGGATTCGGCGTCGAGAAGTTACTCGAAGGGCTCTCGCGTCGCCACACCGACATCGAGGACGCGAAAGTGCTCGTCCTCGGCGTCACCTACCGCGCAGGCGTCGCGGAGACGCGGGCGACGCCCGCAGCGCCGGTCATCGAGGA
- a CDS encoding DUF7344 domain-containing protein produces MTNAPSSGLTQGELFDTLCNERRLGIIRHLQASDGTSELSPLVDHVAAAENDKRPGELARAERRRVYISLYQTHLPMLEERGIVEWDRSDNVISLRPSSDVEKYLGHGSESKLPWHVGYLLTGVCGIGLLLLQTLSVAPFDGLSLSWTLAVVSATVLGVVVVRYVLERPSRTPITP; encoded by the coding sequence ATGACTAACGCGCCGTCCAGTGGACTCACGCAGGGTGAGTTGTTCGACACGCTCTGCAACGAGCGTCGGCTCGGCATCATCCGTCACCTTCAGGCCAGCGATGGCACCTCGGAACTGAGTCCGCTCGTCGACCACGTCGCCGCCGCCGAAAACGACAAGCGACCGGGCGAACTCGCTCGCGCGGAACGCCGGCGCGTCTACATCTCGCTGTACCAGACGCATCTACCGATGCTCGAGGAGCGTGGCATCGTCGAGTGGGACCGTTCGGACAACGTCATCTCGCTCCGTCCCAGCAGCGACGTCGAGAAGTATCTCGGTCACGGCTCCGAGAGCAAACTTCCCTGGCACGTGGGGTATCTTCTCACGGGCGTCTGCGGAATCGGGCTGCTGCTGTTGCAGACACTCAGCGTCGCACCGTTCGATGGACTCTCTCTCTCGTGGACTCTCGCCGTAGTGAGTGCCACCGTTCTCGGCGTCGTCGTCGTCCGATACGTACTCGAACGGCCGTCACGGACACCAATAACACCCTGA